The following proteins are co-located in the Microbacterium immunditiarum genome:
- the sucC gene encoding ADP-forming succinate--CoA ligase subunit beta, producing the protein MDLYEYQARDLFEKYEVPVLAGIVADTPEEAKAAAEKLGGVVVVKAQVKTGGRGKAGGVKVAKTPDEAFEAAKAILGLDIKGHVVKRVMVAAGARIAKEFYFSVLLDRANRSYLALCSVEGGMEIEQLAVEKPEALARVQVDPLTGIDGAKALEIAKAANFDDELAPKVADVFVKLFNVYKGEDATLVEVNPLVQTEEGDIIALDGKVTLDDNAEFRHASHALLEDKAAADPLEAKAKENDLNYVKLDGEVGVIGNGAGLVMSTLDVVAYAGERHGGVKPANFLDIGGGASAEIMAAGLDVILGDPQVKSVFVNVFGGITACDAVAKGIVGALAELGSTATKPLVVRIDGNRVEEGRRILQDANHPLVTLAATMDEGADKAAELANQA; encoded by the coding sequence GTGGATCTTTACGAGTACCAGGCACGAGACCTTTTCGAGAAGTACGAGGTGCCGGTGCTCGCCGGCATCGTCGCCGACACCCCTGAAGAAGCCAAAGCCGCCGCCGAGAAGCTCGGCGGCGTCGTCGTGGTCAAGGCCCAGGTCAAGACCGGCGGCCGCGGCAAGGCCGGCGGCGTCAAGGTCGCCAAGACGCCCGACGAGGCGTTCGAGGCCGCGAAGGCGATCCTCGGCCTCGACATCAAGGGCCACGTCGTCAAGCGGGTCATGGTCGCCGCCGGTGCGCGCATCGCGAAGGAGTTCTACTTCTCGGTGCTGCTCGACCGCGCCAACCGCTCGTACCTCGCGTTGTGCTCGGTCGAGGGCGGCATGGAGATCGAGCAGCTCGCCGTCGAGAAGCCCGAGGCGCTCGCGCGCGTCCAGGTCGACCCGCTGACGGGCATCGACGGGGCGAAGGCGCTCGAGATCGCGAAGGCCGCGAACTTCGACGACGAGCTCGCCCCGAAGGTCGCCGACGTGTTCGTGAAGCTCTTCAACGTCTACAAGGGCGAGGACGCGACGCTCGTCGAGGTCAACCCGCTCGTGCAGACCGAGGAGGGCGACATCATCGCCCTCGACGGCAAAGTGACGCTCGACGACAACGCCGAGTTCCGCCACGCGTCGCACGCGCTGCTCGAAGACAAGGCGGCCGCCGACCCGCTCGAGGCCAAAGCCAAGGAGAACGACCTCAACTACGTCAAGCTCGACGGCGAGGTGGGCGTCATCGGCAACGGCGCGGGCTTGGTCATGTCGACGCTCGACGTCGTCGCCTACGCCGGTGAGCGCCACGGCGGCGTCAAGCCCGCCAACTTCCTCGACATCGGCGGCGGCGCGTCGGCGGAGATCATGGCCGCGGGCCTGGACGTCATCCTCGGCGATCCGCAGGTCAAGTCCGTGTTCGTCAACGTGTTCGGCGGCATCACCGCGTGCGACGCCGTCGCGAAGGGCATCGTCGGCGCGCTCGCCGAGCTCGGCTCGACCGCGACCAAGCCGCTCGTCGTGCGCATCGACGGCAACCGCGTCGAGGAGGGCCGCCGCATCCTGCAGGACGCGAACCACCCGCTCGTCACGCTCGCCGCCACGATGGACGAAGGCGCCGACAAGGCCGCTGAACTGGCGAACCAGGCCTGA
- a CDS encoding FAD-dependent oxidoreductase: MPSLWRTGTQPIEGTEFEPGRHHDVIVVGAGLTGLCTALMLTREGLDVAVVDSGRVAELATGGNTGKATLLQGTRLSTLRRDHPAPLVRAYVDANRDGLEWLTAFAIEAGVPSTRRTAVSYAQTLSGVEPVEAELAAAREAGLAVRRIPGPDGAEDGGTRHPFPFAGGVALDHQLAIDPVVLANALARAFTAAGGTLHTGVRVRHAHAAPHPWIETESGYASADHIVLATGMPIADRGLYFAKVRALRSYCVAFSYDGELPDGMYISVDGPTRSIRPVASEDGPVDLARLVVGGNGHPVGRGDSEKHCVEDLIAWTRRHFPGAEPVEVWSAQDYESHNLVPFVGALPRGLGRIRFATGYAKWGLTNAPAAALRLSAEIRRVPRRERPQWMATIGRRLTMPADLGRGGVENLKIGWEAAAGWTGALRTPVPVPAPADGEGVVANRAGHPVAISTADGTTRAVSAVCTHLGGVVSWNDAECTWDCPLHGSRFAADGARIEGPAVHDLERLPRTGRGSGARSDG; encoded by the coding sequence ATGCCGTCACTGTGGCGCACCGGAACGCAGCCGATCGAGGGAACCGAGTTCGAGCCTGGACGCCATCACGACGTCATCGTCGTGGGAGCGGGGCTGACGGGGCTGTGCACCGCGCTCATGCTGACCCGGGAAGGGCTCGACGTCGCCGTCGTGGACTCCGGACGCGTCGCAGAGCTCGCGACCGGCGGGAACACGGGCAAGGCCACGCTCCTGCAGGGCACGCGCCTGTCGACGCTGCGCCGCGACCACCCCGCGCCGCTCGTGCGTGCGTACGTCGACGCGAACCGGGACGGACTCGAGTGGCTCACGGCGTTCGCGATCGAGGCGGGCGTGCCGTCGACACGGCGGACCGCGGTGTCGTACGCGCAGACCCTCTCGGGCGTCGAACCGGTCGAGGCCGAGCTCGCGGCAGCCCGGGAGGCGGGACTCGCGGTGCGTCGGATCCCGGGACCGGACGGGGCGGAAGACGGCGGGACGCGGCATCCGTTCCCCTTCGCGGGCGGGGTCGCGCTCGACCACCAGCTCGCGATCGACCCCGTCGTCCTCGCGAACGCGCTCGCGCGGGCGTTCACGGCCGCGGGCGGGACGCTCCACACCGGCGTGCGCGTGCGGCACGCGCACGCTGCGCCGCATCCGTGGATCGAGACGGAGTCGGGGTACGCATCGGCCGACCACATCGTGCTTGCGACGGGCATGCCGATCGCCGATCGCGGACTGTACTTCGCGAAAGTCCGCGCGCTGAGGTCGTACTGCGTCGCCTTCTCGTACGACGGCGAGCTTCCGGACGGCATGTACATCTCGGTCGACGGGCCGACGCGATCGATCCGGCCCGTGGCGTCCGAGGACGGCCCGGTCGACCTCGCGCGCCTCGTCGTCGGGGGGAACGGGCACCCCGTCGGGCGCGGCGACTCCGAGAAGCACTGCGTCGAGGACCTCATCGCGTGGACGCGCCGGCATTTTCCCGGTGCCGAGCCCGTCGAGGTGTGGTCTGCCCAGGACTACGAATCGCACAACCTCGTGCCGTTCGTCGGCGCCCTGCCGCGCGGGCTCGGGCGCATCCGGTTCGCCACCGGCTACGCGAAGTGGGGGCTGACGAACGCGCCGGCCGCGGCGCTGCGCCTGTCGGCGGAGATCCGGCGCGTCCCGCGTCGCGAGCGGCCGCAGTGGATGGCCACGATCGGGCGGCGGCTCACGATGCCGGCCGACCTCGGGCGAGGAGGCGTCGAGAACCTCAAGATCGGGTGGGAGGCGGCCGCCGGATGGACGGGCGCGCTGCGCACGCCCGTGCCTGTGCCCGCACCGGCCGACGGCGAGGGCGTCGTCGCGAACCGCGCCGGACACCCGGTCGCCATCTCGACGGCCGACGGCACGACGAGGGCGGTGAGCGCCGTCTGCACGCACCTGGGCGGGGTCGTCTCGTGGAACGACGCGGAGTGCACGTGGGACTGCCCGCTGCACGGATCGCGGTTCGCCGCCGACGGCGCGCGCATCGAAGGGCCGGCGGTGCACGACCTCGAGCGGCTGCCCCGGACTGGCCGCGGGTCGGGAGCACGATCCGACGGGTAG
- a CDS encoding TetR family transcriptional regulator, whose translation MTDLDQSSASRTAVIAAAVELFAERGFDQTSVDQIAKAAGVSRSTFFRQFGGKEDVIFADHEALLEQLRTFLSKPHENPWQAVCEASVIAFRHFARDPELARRRYTVVRQVPALRNREIVAVFRYERLFDEYLRDALPGLDPVDAVGFAALVTAVHNHVLRRLLRGTKRVPVSVLQAALDDAMRRFGVHPDPSGTPADDDVMVAVFPRRMPAAEVARRLSSTLG comes from the coding sequence ATGACAGACCTCGACCAGAGCTCGGCGTCGCGCACGGCGGTGATCGCCGCTGCGGTGGAGCTGTTCGCCGAGCGGGGCTTCGACCAGACGTCGGTCGACCAGATCGCGAAGGCCGCCGGCGTGTCCCGCTCGACCTTCTTCCGCCAGTTCGGCGGCAAGGAGGACGTGATCTTCGCCGACCACGAGGCGCTGCTCGAGCAGCTGCGGACCTTCCTGTCGAAGCCGCACGAGAATCCGTGGCAGGCGGTGTGCGAGGCATCCGTCATCGCCTTCCGTCACTTCGCACGCGACCCCGAGCTCGCCCGCCGCCGGTACACGGTCGTGCGGCAGGTCCCCGCGCTGCGCAACCGCGAGATCGTGGCCGTCTTCCGCTACGAGCGACTGTTCGACGAGTACCTGCGCGACGCGCTCCCCGGCCTTGACCCGGTCGATGCGGTCGGGTTCGCCGCGCTCGTCACGGCCGTCCACAACCACGTGCTGCGGCGCCTGCTGCGCGGCACGAAGCGCGTGCCCGTGTCGGTGCTGCAGGCCGCGCTCGACGACGCGATGCGGCGGTTCGGCGTGCACCCCGATCCGTCGGGCACGCCCGCGGACGACGATGTCATGGTCGCGGTCTTCCCGAGGCGGATGCCGGCCGCCGAGGTCGCCCGCCGCCTGTCGTCGACCCTCGGCTGA
- a CDS encoding nitroreductase family deazaflavin-dependent oxidoreductase, with the protein MPLTGTYAPSKAEWARKQAERYEESAGAEANELRGKPIIVLTTVGAKTGALRKTALMRVEHDGRYAVVASKGGSPDEPKWAGNMRKHPHVELQDGPVKKDYLAHEAAGAERDEWWARAVEAWPDYANYQTRTDRLIAVFVLEPME; encoded by the coding sequence ATGCCGCTGACCGGAACGTACGCACCAAGCAAGGCAGAGTGGGCTCGCAAGCAGGCTGAGCGGTACGAGGAGTCCGCCGGCGCCGAGGCCAACGAGCTGCGGGGCAAGCCGATCATCGTTCTGACCACGGTCGGCGCGAAGACGGGCGCGCTGCGCAAGACCGCGCTCATGCGCGTCGAGCACGACGGGCGCTACGCGGTCGTCGCGTCGAAGGGCGGGTCGCCCGACGAACCGAAGTGGGCGGGCAACATGCGCAAGCACCCGCACGTCGAGCTGCAGGACGGTCCGGTCAAGAAGGACTACCTCGCGCACGAGGCCGCGGGGGCCGAGCGCGACGAGTGGTGGGCACGTGCCGTCGAGGCGTGGCCCGACTACGCCAACTACCAGACGCGCACCGACCGGCTCATTGCGGTGTTCGTTCTCGAGCCGATGGAATGA
- the sucD gene encoding succinate--CoA ligase subunit alpha: MSIFLDKDSKVIVQGITGGEGTKHTALMLKAGTQVVGGVNARKAGTTVLHTDESGAAVELPVFGTVAEAIEKTGADVSIVFVPAAYTKDAMVEAIDAEIPLLVVITEGVPVGDTAEAWAYANSKGDKTRIIGPNCPGIITPDESLVGITPANITGKGPIGLVSKSGTLTYQMMFELRDIGFSTAIGIGGDPIIGTTHIDALAAFEADPETKAIVMIGEIGGDAEERAADFIKANVTKPVVGYVAGFTAPEGKTMGHAGAIVSGSAGTAQAKKEALEAAGVKVGKTPSETAALMREIIESL, from the coding sequence ATGTCGATCTTTCTTGACAAGGACTCCAAGGTCATCGTCCAGGGCATCACCGGCGGCGAAGGCACGAAGCACACCGCGCTCATGCTGAAGGCGGGCACGCAGGTCGTCGGCGGCGTCAACGCGCGCAAGGCCGGCACGACCGTGTTGCACACCGACGAGAGCGGCGCGGCCGTGGAGCTGCCCGTGTTCGGGACCGTGGCCGAGGCGATCGAGAAGACCGGCGCGGATGTGTCCATCGTCTTCGTCCCCGCCGCCTACACGAAGGACGCGATGGTCGAGGCCATCGACGCCGAGATCCCACTGCTCGTCGTGATCACCGAGGGCGTGCCGGTCGGTGACACCGCCGAGGCCTGGGCGTACGCGAACTCCAAGGGCGACAAGACCCGCATCATCGGCCCGAACTGCCCCGGCATCATCACGCCCGACGAGTCGCTGGTCGGCATCACGCCGGCCAACATCACCGGCAAGGGCCCGATCGGCCTCGTGTCGAAGTCGGGCACGCTCACATACCAGATGATGTTCGAGCTGCGCGACATCGGGTTCTCGACGGCGATCGGCATCGGCGGCGACCCGATCATCGGCACCACGCACATCGACGCGCTCGCCGCGTTCGAGGCCGACCCCGAGACGAAGGCGATCGTCATGATCGGCGAGATCGGCGGCGACGCCGAGGAGCGCGCGGCCGACTTCATCAAGGCCAACGTCACCAAGCCCGTCGTCGGCTACGTCGCCGGCTTCACGGCGCCCGAGGGCAAGACGATGGGTCACGCGGGCGCGATCGTGTCCGGCTCGGCCGGCACCGCGCAGGCGAAGAAGGAGGCCCTCGAGGCCGCCGGCGTCAAGGTCGGCAAGACTCCGAGCGAGACGGCTGCGCTCATGCGCGAGATCATCGAGTCGCTCTGA
- a CDS encoding NCS2 family permease → MTSTPPAPPESAEETGTAPPEAEPKNAFDRFFEITRRGSTIATEVRGGIVTFVTMAYIVILNPIILATPDVDGTTLSSAAVATSTALTAGLMTILFGLVTRLPFAFAAGLGINAFVAFSVVGQVTWGEAMALVVINGLIIVLLAATGLRKMIFDAVPVQLKLAITVGIGLFIAFIGFVNAGFVTATGNPSPPLDLGVGGSVGSIGTLMFIITLVLAGILIALRVKGGLLLGLIGGTIVSYIVNAIWPDALGLDLSSAGIFALPDFSLVGAIDFGFDLGKVGIIALVMIVFTLVFSNFFDAMGTMTGLANEAGLADGRGDFPRIKSALIIEGVGAVVGGGTSSSSATVFVESGSGIGEGARTGLANIVTGLLFLLAMFFTPLTSLVPGEVAAAALVLVGAMMLAQIKNIDFTDFRVLLPVFLTATVMPLTYSIANGIGAGFISWVLVNAFSGRAKRVHWLLWVVAAGFAIYFARGPIEAALGIA, encoded by the coding sequence ATGACAAGCACTCCGCCCGCCCCGCCCGAGTCCGCCGAGGAGACCGGCACCGCGCCGCCCGAGGCAGAGCCGAAGAACGCGTTCGATCGCTTCTTCGAGATCACCCGACGAGGCTCGACGATCGCGACGGAGGTGCGAGGCGGCATCGTCACGTTCGTGACGATGGCCTACATCGTCATCCTGAACCCGATCATCCTCGCGACGCCGGATGTCGACGGCACCACCCTCTCGTCCGCCGCCGTCGCGACCTCGACCGCGCTGACGGCGGGCCTCATGACGATCCTGTTCGGCCTCGTCACGCGGCTTCCGTTCGCCTTCGCGGCGGGCCTCGGCATCAACGCCTTCGTCGCGTTCTCGGTCGTCGGGCAGGTCACGTGGGGCGAGGCGATGGCGCTCGTCGTCATCAACGGTCTGATCATCGTGCTGCTGGCCGCAACCGGACTGCGGAAGATGATCTTCGACGCCGTGCCGGTGCAGCTCAAGCTCGCGATCACGGTCGGCATCGGCCTGTTCATCGCGTTCATCGGCTTCGTCAACGCCGGGTTCGTCACCGCAACGGGCAACCCGTCCCCGCCGCTCGACCTCGGCGTGGGCGGCTCGGTCGGCTCGATCGGCACCCTGATGTTCATCATCACGCTCGTGCTCGCGGGCATCCTCATCGCCCTGCGGGTCAAGGGCGGGCTGCTGCTCGGCCTCATCGGCGGCACGATCGTCTCGTACATCGTCAACGCGATCTGGCCCGACGCGCTCGGCCTCGACCTCAGCTCGGCGGGAATCTTCGCGCTGCCCGACTTCAGCCTCGTCGGCGCGATCGACTTCGGGTTCGATCTCGGCAAGGTCGGCATCATCGCCCTCGTGATGATCGTCTTCACGCTCGTGTTCTCGAACTTCTTCGACGCCATGGGCACGATGACGGGCCTCGCCAACGAAGCGGGCCTCGCCGACGGTCGAGGCGACTTCCCCCGCATCAAGTCGGCGCTCATCATCGAGGGCGTCGGCGCCGTCGTCGGCGGTGGCACCTCCTCGTCGTCTGCGACCGTGTTCGTCGAGTCCGGCTCCGGCATCGGAGAGGGAGCGCGCACGGGCCTCGCGAACATCGTCACGGGTCTGCTGTTCCTCCTCGCGATGTTCTTCACGCCCCTCACGTCGCTCGTCCCCGGCGAGGTCGCGGCGGCGGCCCTCGTGCTCGTGGGCGCGATGATGCTCGCCCAGATCAAGAACATCGACTTCACGGACTTCCGCGTCCTGCTGCCGGTGTTCCTCACGGCGACAGTCATGCCGCTGACGTACTCGATCGCCAACGGCATCGGCGCCGGCTTCATCAGCTGGGTGCTCGTGAACGCCTTCTCCGGCCGTGCGAAGCGCGTGCACTGGCTGCTGTGGGTGGTCGCAGCAGGCTTCGCGATCTACTTCGCCCGCGGACCGATCGAGGCGGCGCTCGGCATCGCCTGA
- a CDS encoding DUF6350 family protein produces the protein MHRLVVALLAAFDAAVAAAVGLAAVLAPLTVLFVFGLGDAADWRALWPAGASVWQLGHLVPLEIALPGDFLADAGIDADAATFVLSLAPLAFAVFTAVFAARSAIRASRADAWMTGVATGSLVFAAIAFAVWSTSGNEITTAVAWRAIVVPAAVFAVPAIVAAVVAEWSEAGAGLIARIRDRVEASAGGWADAPALIARGTGVAAAGFVGLGGIAVTVALVARGGEAIALFQSSHVDALGAAILTLAQLAYLPTLVVWGGAFVAGPGFALGTGTAVSPAGTQLGVVPGIPVLGAVPETTSTLLLLLALLPVGVGVLAGWVVRSRMAAPRAALAEPVPVAAADPERDEALAALLATGAPVEVAPETRIDEEADAEPIAPRIVVTLGIAVATGAISALLAWVASGSVGPGRLAEVGPAPGAVALAVGVEVLVGAAILILSPRRSGRRPLTGTAAPGGPEADG, from the coding sequence ATGCATCGCCTCGTCGTGGCCCTTCTCGCCGCCTTCGATGCCGCCGTCGCGGCGGCGGTCGGATTGGCGGCCGTCCTCGCGCCCCTCACGGTGCTGTTCGTGTTCGGCCTCGGCGACGCGGCTGACTGGCGCGCGCTCTGGCCGGCCGGGGCATCCGTGTGGCAGCTCGGTCATCTCGTCCCCCTCGAGATCGCGCTTCCCGGCGACTTCCTGGCCGATGCGGGCATCGATGCGGATGCCGCGACCTTCGTGCTCTCGCTCGCCCCGCTCGCGTTCGCTGTGTTCACGGCCGTGTTCGCGGCGCGGTCGGCGATCCGCGCGTCGCGCGCCGACGCGTGGATGACGGGCGTCGCGACCGGCTCGCTCGTATTCGCGGCGATCGCCTTCGCCGTATGGAGCACGTCTGGCAACGAGATCACGACGGCGGTCGCATGGCGGGCGATCGTCGTCCCGGCGGCCGTGTTCGCGGTGCCGGCGATCGTCGCAGCGGTGGTCGCCGAATGGAGCGAGGCGGGTGCGGGTCTCATCGCGCGCATCCGTGACCGCGTCGAGGCGTCCGCGGGCGGGTGGGCGGATGCCCCGGCCCTCATCGCACGCGGCACCGGCGTCGCCGCGGCAGGTTTCGTGGGCCTGGGCGGCATCGCCGTGACGGTCGCCCTCGTCGCGCGCGGGGGAGAGGCGATCGCGCTGTTCCAGTCCTCGCACGTCGACGCCCTCGGAGCCGCGATCTTGACGCTCGCGCAGCTCGCCTACCTCCCGACGCTCGTCGTGTGGGGCGGCGCGTTCGTGGCCGGGCCCGGCTTCGCGCTGGGCACCGGCACGGCGGTCTCGCCCGCCGGCACGCAGCTCGGGGTCGTCCCGGGGATCCCCGTGCTCGGGGCGGTGCCTGAGACGACGTCGACGCTCCTCCTCCTGCTCGCGCTGCTCCCCGTGGGCGTGGGAGTGCTCGCGGGGTGGGTCGTGCGCTCGCGCATGGCCGCGCCGCGCGCGGCCCTCGCCGAGCCCGTGCCCGTCGCGGCGGCCGATCCCGAGCGCGACGAGGCGCTTGCCGCGCTGCTGGCGACGGGAGCGCCCGTCGAGGTGGCGCCCGAGACCCGGATCGACGAAGAGGCGGATGCCGAGCCCATTGCCCCCAGGATCGTCGTGACCCTCGGCATCGCCGTCGCCACCGGCGCGATCTCCGCGCTGCTCGCGTGGGTCGCCTCGGGGTCGGTGGGTCCGGGGCGCCTCGCCGAGGTCGGTCCCGCGCCGGGTGCCGTCGCCCTCGCCGTCGGAGTCGAGGTGCTCGTCGGCGCCGCGATCCTGATCCTGTCGCCGCGGCGGTCCGGGCGGCGGCCGCTCACCGGGACTGCGGCCCCGGGGGGCCCCGAAGCCGACGGGTAG
- a CDS encoding helix-turn-helix transcriptional regulator, whose protein sequence is MRPTGTPSVMVGRGAELRSLLDAFDDGRRGRPRAVLVRGEAGIGKTRLVQELLAQAAARRDEGLPLVVAVGQCVDLGPIGAPFGPIRRVLRDLHGEVGTDALREAAGSPAAVTALAALVPGLAPDAPADDEQAGEFAEAIEVVLESLSATRHVVIVIEDLQWADAATFALLKTLASTLRGRHLTIISTYRSDDIDRFHPLHPVLAELDRTPGLVRVDLEPLSLAEVAEQVSILTADGIDPQGVERLAERSGGIPFLVEELVDLGDRGLPDTLRDLVLARYTRLSDPAQETVRAMAAGGMHVDHDVLAAVSMLDDRTLDRALREAIDTRVVLAAGAGYSFRHALTREAVHGEMLPSERVRVHRAFAEYLQQNRPADSPDDVSAVAEHWLAARDLTAAFDATVRALRLSRASFAPATSVKLAERLTELWDQVPDAEARAGTSRPVLHLEAAQAWHDLGDAHRALRSANEGLAVCVDDPLTRAALLRQRFVEVFNAEHRERREDLEEAVRLLEGIDSTPAKALMSRAMSNLAISEHGREAADHASRAIELAEAAGDDAALAVALTIEGWRVSGDEDDQPAALRPLERAVALKLDPPLRAYAGSAHVDQLSRLGRFAEAAAVAERYYAEAVRAGIERGSGTSIAHGLAFALFAVGRPDDALAYATRARRLSDKASRTSAVRMTATHLAWNDEAAARAELLASERGSIDETKRLKPEKGAWWHLDKADAALEFTVGRPSPEADARRREALAGALEVVESDMEPATRRYAAVAASLLVASAPDEHGEERERLLRALDDWADHEINRRWGDYVRAALGDTGPAAERVARWRAVAAAPAGGGLLIWHVQVARLRLAEALIANGERDEAAHMLERILDEAPPQGVARVARWAKELGAHARLLGGADAAAASGAIAGLTPRELQVLELVADGLTNSEIGRRLFISPKTASVHVSAILAKVGAANRAEAAAIFAASSPSAS, encoded by the coding sequence ATGCGCCCCACGGGGACTCCCTCGGTCATGGTCGGCCGCGGCGCGGAGCTGCGTTCGCTGCTCGACGCGTTCGACGACGGCCGGCGCGGACGCCCGCGAGCCGTGCTCGTGCGAGGCGAGGCAGGCATCGGCAAGACGCGTCTCGTGCAGGAGCTGCTCGCGCAGGCCGCGGCGCGCCGTGACGAAGGGCTGCCGCTCGTGGTCGCCGTCGGCCAGTGCGTCGACCTCGGCCCGATCGGCGCGCCCTTCGGGCCCATCCGCCGCGTGCTGCGCGACCTCCACGGCGAGGTCGGCACCGATGCGCTGCGCGAGGCCGCCGGCTCTCCCGCGGCGGTCACGGCGCTCGCGGCCCTCGTGCCCGGCCTCGCGCCCGATGCTCCGGCGGACGACGAGCAGGCGGGCGAGTTCGCCGAGGCGATCGAGGTCGTGCTCGAGAGCCTGTCGGCGACGCGTCACGTCGTGATCGTCATCGAAGACCTGCAATGGGCGGATGCCGCGACCTTCGCGCTCCTCAAGACGCTCGCGAGCACGCTGCGGGGACGCCATCTGACGATCATCTCGACGTACCGCTCCGACGACATCGACCGGTTCCACCCGCTGCACCCGGTTCTCGCCGAGCTCGACCGAACCCCGGGCCTCGTGCGCGTCGACCTCGAGCCGCTGTCGCTCGCCGAGGTCGCCGAGCAGGTGAGCATCCTCACCGCGGACGGCATCGACCCGCAGGGCGTCGAGCGACTCGCGGAACGCAGCGGCGGAATCCCGTTCCTCGTCGAGGAGCTCGTCGACCTCGGCGACCGCGGCCTCCCCGACACCCTGCGCGACCTCGTGCTCGCGCGCTATACGCGGTTGAGCGACCCCGCGCAGGAGACGGTCCGCGCGATGGCCGCCGGCGGAATGCACGTCGATCACGACGTGCTCGCGGCGGTGTCGATGCTCGACGACCGCACACTCGATCGCGCGCTGCGCGAGGCGATCGACACGCGGGTCGTGCTCGCCGCCGGTGCGGGGTACTCGTTCCGCCACGCGCTCACGCGCGAAGCCGTGCACGGCGAGATGCTGCCGAGCGAGCGCGTGCGCGTGCACCGCGCGTTCGCCGAGTATCTGCAGCAGAACCGTCCGGCCGACTCCCCCGACGATGTGTCGGCGGTCGCCGAGCACTGGCTCGCCGCGCGCGACCTCACGGCGGCGTTCGACGCGACCGTGCGCGCTCTGCGCCTCTCGCGTGCGAGCTTCGCGCCGGCGACCTCGGTCAAGCTCGCGGAGCGCCTCACCGAGCTGTGGGACCAGGTGCCGGATGCCGAAGCGCGCGCGGGCACGTCCCGTCCCGTACTGCACCTCGAGGCCGCGCAGGCGTGGCACGACCTCGGCGACGCCCATCGCGCGCTGCGCTCGGCGAACGAGGGACTCGCGGTGTGCGTCGACGACCCGCTCACGCGTGCGGCGCTCCTGAGGCAGCGATTCGTCGAGGTGTTCAACGCGGAGCACCGCGAGCGGCGCGAAGACCTCGAAGAGGCTGTGCGCCTGCTCGAGGGCATCGACTCCACGCCGGCGAAGGCGCTCATGTCGCGCGCCATGTCCAACCTCGCGATCAGCGAGCACGGCCGGGAGGCCGCCGACCACGCCAGCCGCGCGATCGAGCTCGCCGAGGCCGCGGGAGACGACGCGGCGCTCGCCGTCGCGCTCACGATCGAGGGCTGGCGCGTCTCGGGTGACGAGGACGACCAGCCGGCGGCGCTTCGACCGCTCGAGCGCGCGGTCGCGCTGAAGCTCGATCCGCCCTTGCGCGCCTATGCCGGCAGCGCCCACGTCGACCAGCTCTCGCGTCTGGGACGGTTCGCGGAAGCTGCCGCGGTGGCCGAGCGCTATTACGCGGAGGCGGTGCGAGCCGGCATCGAACGCGGCTCGGGCACCTCGATCGCCCACGGCCTGGCGTTCGCCTTGTTCGCGGTGGGCCGTCCCGACGACGCGCTCGCGTACGCGACGCGCGCGCGACGGCTCTCCGACAAGGCCTCGCGGACGTCGGCGGTGCGGATGACGGCGACCCACCTGGCGTGGAACGACGAAGCCGCCGCCCGCGCGGAGCTGCTCGCGAGCGAGCGGGGCTCCATCGACGAGACGAAGCGTCTCAAGCCCGAGAAGGGTGCGTGGTGGCACCTCGACAAGGCGGATGCCGCGCTCGAGTTCACTGTCGGCCGCCCCTCGCCCGAAGCCGACGCACGCCGACGCGAGGCGCTCGCGGGCGCGCTCGAGGTCGTCGAGAGCGACATGGAGCCGGCGACCCGGAGGTACGCCGCCGTCGCGGCGTCGCTGCTCGTCGCGAGCGCACCGGACGAGCACGGTGAGGAGCGGGAACGGCTGCTGCGCGCGCTCGATGACTGGGCCGACCACGAGATCAACCGCCGATGGGGCGATTACGTGCGAGCGGCGCTCGGCGACACGGGACCCGCCGCCGAGCGGGTCGCGCGCTGGCGCGCAGTCGCGGCGGCTCCCGCCGGCGGCGGCCTGCTGATCTGGCACGTCCAGGTCGCGCGACTGCGCCTCGCCGAAGCGCTCATCGCGAACGGCGAGCGCGACGAGGCCGCGCACATGCTCGAGCGCATCCTCGATGAGGCTCCGCCGCAGGGCGTCGCGCGCGTCGCACGCTGGGCGAAGGAGCTGGGCGCGCATGCGCGCCTGCTCGGCGGGGCGGATGCCGCCGCCGCATCCGGTGCCATCGCCGGCCTGACCCCGCGCGAGCTGCAGGTGCTCGAGCTCGTGGCGGACGGGCTCACGAACTCCGAGATCGGCAGGCGGCTGTTCATCAGCCCGAAGACCGCCTCGGTGCACGTGTCGGCGATCCTCGCGAAGGTCGGTGCGGCGAACCGCGCCGAGGCGGCGGCGATCTTCGCCGCGTCGAGCCCCTCGGCGTCCTGA